The sequence TCACCATGCAATTATCTAAAAGAGAACACTTGCATGTCGTGAACATTCAAAGGCAcatgtgctatatatatatgcttgcgACAACTATATAATTAACTATGTGCATATATCTTACTATATTATATATCTATACATGCTTAGACTTGCACAGACAATCCAAAGCCATGAAGCCACGTCAGAGTTGGACGACACGTGCATCGATCCATGTcgtcaagaagaaaaaaacgaaaGGGAGCTGCTGGGTAtcaatcaaaaaagaaaaaatcaatgTGCTTTGATAGCTTTTAGCTTTGCAGACACTGTACGAAAATTCCGTAGAAAAATTCGATCACTTTGTTAtcgattcgatcgatcgatccgtcgGATCTTTAAATTTCCAACCGCACGATGACGATGGAGAACTGGAGATGATTAGGTCTCCTTTATACTCCATTTGTTTAATACTATAATTCATTATAACTTTTTTCTTgttatactttttttaatttgattaaatttgtaaaaactagcaacatttataacactaaattagtttcattacactgaatatattttgataatatgtatgttttttttagctaaaaatgttactttattttttataaatttggtcaaatctaGAAAGGTTTtgctaggaaaaaagtcaaaacaatctataatatgaaatagaggtagtactGACTTTTACGtggtatataattaattttctctTGTTCATATAGGAGTATGTAAGAATGCCATTTAGGGTCTGTTGTTGGCGCCATTGCTTTTGGAAACCTTTGGGAGTTTATTAGTGGTTTTTCCCACCCTCCCCGGCGTTAGGAGGTTTCCTTCTTAGTAGCTAactttttgtttattttcttgtgttttgattttttttttcttgtcccCGGTAACGGCTTTATGTTTGTTGTGTTGTGTAACTAaacactttctttttttttctaatatatcgACATGTAATTGTTTTGTACATTCgccgaaaaaaagaaaaacagatcaTGTACGTATTGCAAGTACCGGTTTTTCTCCTCTAGGAACATTCTCGTCCTCTCACTCCCTTTTAACGTGGCATACACGAATGCCTctcaaaaataaatcaaaaccaACGATTTATTTTCATAAAAGAAACTAAATTAAAAAATCGATCGCAGGGTTCCATTACTTTTCTCGATCGTCAGGCATTCGTGTATACGCCGTCAATTAATAGATCTCCATATATCTTCCAGAAACAATGCCTATAAATAACTAGTTCTACATACCACAGCTCACTCAACTCGATCGACCATATACATATAGAAACACTttcttcttcgtcttcctcgatAGCCAAAATACACTGTGCTTGGAGATCATCAATGGCGATAGCGAAGAGCGAGTGTGAGCGCCTTGCATGGGCATTGCTACTGGAGAGCAACCTCCTCGTCGGCAACCGTCGcagcaacggcgacgacgacgacgacgacgtcgatgtGGCTCCAGCTGCCTGATTTAATTACGGATATAATATGATTATTACTACTGATCATCTAGACTATATTATGATGAGTATAACGATCTCTACGTTAATAAGTTCTGCATGGTCTAAGAGTACTCATCTACATGCAAATATGCACCACTTTCAATTAGTCCTGTAATAGGTGATCACTGTGGTGAGTGTGCAGACTGCAGAGGTTTTGCTGTGTGCTAGCTAGTTAGCTACTCGTACTAATTATTCGATGCATGCCTTTATCTATTAATTACTCCTACTTATGTGATATATATAGTTGGCAATAAAGAGGCAtggtatatatgaatatatctggagtgctatatatataatgggAAACTTATGTATATATGCGCAATAACTCTAATGTAACACGACGTGTAAACATACGGTTTGTCAGGTAtgttaactatatatatatatatatatatatatatatacacatatatatatatacatacatatatatatatatagagagagagagagagaaataataatTTAGACAAAATTTCATGCTCAACTactgtactagctagctagtggagTATTATATTATACCTCTTGTGTATTAATTAAACATTAGTGTTTCTGTTCCGTGGACCATATATGGTAGTGATGGATTTTGGGGGTTTCCGTTTGTTTTCTTCCAATAGCCTTCGGAAAACCATATCCGAGGACTTTCATGGTAGATGACCTGagtaaaatatatgtactttcTTTTGCCGAATTACCCTCAATTATAAGTTTGGAACACATTTTTTTCTCCCAACAATAGCCTTTGGAAGACAGTAAATATATTTCCACTTGATGTACATGACTAGATCTAGTCATGTATGAGATCTAGAAAATTTAAAGTGCATGCATGAGATGAGAGGCCTTTGATTGTTCAGTCATATTATTTCATTTCGCAACTGATGAGACGATATGATATTGACACATGAtatgtaattatatataaagCTATATCTAATAGAAAATTCATTCTTAAATCGAAGTTCCTGTTCCTGTATCAACGGTTTGCTGGTTTGCAAAGATGGTATATCAACATGATTATATAGCTATATGTTATCTAATTAATGCTACTTTTAACATATACAAGTTAATAAGTTATTTGTGCCATAAAATCACACATAGAAAGCTAGAATGCCTCACTACAAGTACAATCTTGatcttaagaaaatatatattaggAGCCTTTATGCTAGACACGGTTGTACCTAATAAGAGAAAACTTGTCCAGCCAAGCTAAATTGTCAAATAGGTCGAATATTTTGCATCCTGCATGAAGAAAGCTGCAGAATGGCTTTTCAGCTACAAGAAGGTGAGCTAACCAACTCCTTTGAAATTAATAACAAATTAAAACCAGAGCCAGCTGACTGCTAATACCCTTGCTTTGGCCAACAACCAATGTCAAGTTTGTCAACTAGTAATCAACTAATCTTGATCAGATCCTCCTATAAATTGACGAGAAACATGCAGTATTCAAATCATCAAGCAGCTCCTGGTTTTGCAGCTCTAGCTATTGCCTAGCAAGCTACTAGCCACTGCTAATCTTGCCATGGCTTCCAATTCGGTTCTCTTCGCCACGGTACTCGCCATGGCCGTCGTGCtcaccggcagcagcagctgccaagcggctcgcctcctcgccgacgcaACACCGCCTGCCGTGCCGGCGGTCACCTTGCCACCGATGCCAGCCATTCCTGCCATCCCGGCGGCGACACTGCCGCCGATTCCGGCGGTGCCAACCGTGCCGAACGCCGCGTTGCCGCCCATGCCGGCCGTGCCCAAGGTGGCACTGCCGCCGATGCCCGCGGTGCCGGCTGTGCCCACCGTCCCCGCGGTGGCGCTGCCGCCGATGCCCGCGGTGCCCGCTGTGCCGGCGGCGACGTTGCCGCCGATGCCGGCCGTGCCCGCCGTGCCGAACGCCGTGCTGCCGCCCATTCCGGCCGTGCCGAAGGTGACGCTGCCGCCGATGCCGTCGATTCCGGCGGTGCCCAAGGTGACGCTGCCGCCGATGCCATCCGTGCCGATGCCGTTCTTGGCACCTCCTCCTTCGGCATAATTAAGGACGCTGCCAGTGCTTGTATATTTAGTGGGTCACTTGATTTGATTAATCTTTTGGTTATGTATTAATTTCCCCTGCTTGATTTGTTTTCTGTGTGTAAATGCatgttgtatacttgtatgcgagttaattttttttgtaatttgttcAAGCTGTACATGTAGTGCGCGGCTATAAGTATTTGTATATGGCATTTGTTTATATAAGTTCATTTTGGTTGGTTTAACTTCTGTTCATATTTCATAATGGTTGTATTTTGTTGCATATATATGTCTTTTGGTAACTTGGATCATTAATTGTATCAACCGAGATGTGTGGGCCGGTATTCTAAGACGAAGTACAATAAAAATGGTTCAACACAATAAAGATGACTCAACAGGCTGTATATAGAAAACTACATATATAAGTAAAATCCTACATAGATTTGTactatctataaaaaaaagacgGGAAGATACAATATATTTTGTGGGTTTTCATTGGTCCgaagataaatatataaatagtgGTGGACTAATGGACTAGGGAGAATAATTACTattgtcatagacacatgtggacccacatgtcatagacagcgAGTGACAAATCATTAATTGCCACAtattaaaagtggcaaatagttaaatgtcccGCGATTCGAATCCCCGGTCCCCACGGTACTCCCGCCCGGCgttctcctccgcctcgcctccaCACAAGCCCAACTATGAGCAAGACCGGCCCCCGAAGCTTGGTGTGGTTCCGATCCTACCCAAGCTCTCTCTAAGCTCTAGCCTCCCTCATGTGCTTCCTACTTTCCTACTCGATCTTGGCTAGGATCGGCAAGCAGGTTTCTCCCCAAATAACCCATCCAATTTATCTCCCATTTCAGTTCGTTCTCACGACCGGCAGTAGCGGTTTCATCAGTGCGGAGCAAGATAGGAGAGGAGGATCTAGCATATCTCTAATGGCAGCTCCCCTCTCCCACAGTCGGATCTAGCCATGCAGTGGGGCAGACATGGAGAGATTGATGCAGACATGTTCGTGCCAAGAGCCTACAGGTCGAGGCAGGAGAAGAAAGGCTGAGCCACTGGCATGGATGGCCAGGGATCTCACCTTCTTTGCGCTTTTTGTTCCCGGCTACAATGTCTCGTGCATACCAAGCTAGTTTTTACTCTAAAATTAAACACAACGTGGAGCTACCGCAGGAGATCGGATCATATTTGCCTTCTTGGTGGTTGTTCAAGACGTCTAGCTGGATGATGAAGGGACAAGGATTTTTACACCTAGGTGCCATGGCACCCATCATTTGTATATGACTTAAAtggttatagaaaaaattaaaaagatttaGTAACATCGACTGCGATGATATAAGTCTATATGCAAACATGCAAGACTAAATTTCATCAACAAatagagaaataaaaataataaaatcagacagTGAATAGGATCCGTATAGCGCAGATAAAatttagagcaattttacggtccttgaggaggtaccatgaagtatcaattttttctattgtaaatttggtacctcatggtaagCTACTgtgaggtaccatgaggtaccaaaatttacactaagattttggtacctcatggtacctactcaaggaccgtagaattgctctaaaattatcatttttgtttcttcatatatagatctaatttagACTTGCATGTTTTTATAGTGTctgatatatattattatagtctatcttatcaaattttgtgaTCAAgtgtttatttgaaaaaaaaatgaagtcaTTTTGATGGTTCTTAGTTCAAATCCTTCAAGAATATCTAAGTAGCTATAGTCCTATAGATCGAgtgtttatttgaaaaaaaaaagggacaataATGCTTCAGAAGGTAAACtgtttgaaaaatataaaagtacATGAAGTCATTTTTTGAAAAGATAGAGATTTGACATGGGGTCGAAATTTGTTAAAAGAAATTAGTTATAAGACGAACTggacatgaattttttttagaaaaaaatatatatggagaaAACCTGGCCAACCAAGTTATATATATTGTCAAACATAGGTTCAATATTTTGCATCATGCAGAGAATGGCTTTCAGCTGCAAAAGAAGGTAAGCTAACCAACTCGTTGAAACAAATTAACCAGCTAGCATCTGATACCCTTGTTTTGGCCAACAACCAATGTCAAGTTGTCACCTAATCAATCAATCTCTATGATCAGCTCCTCTATAAATTGCTGCGAAAGATGCACATCTTTGCATCACCAATTGAGCAGCTCTCGTTTTGcagttctagctagctagccactgATCTCTCAGCCATGGCTTCCACTTCGGGTCTCCTCGCCACGGTGCTCGCCATGGCCGTCTTGCTCGCCGGCAGCAGCCGCAGCTGCCAAGCGGCGCGCCACCTCGCCGACGCAACACCTCCTGCCGCCGTGCCGGTGCCTACCGTGCCCGCTGTCACATTGCCACCGATGCCGGCCATTCCTGCCGTCCCGGCGGCGACACTGCCGCCGATGCCGGCGGTGCCAACCGTGCCGAACACCGCGTTGCCGCCCATGCCGGCCGTGCCGAAGGTGGCACTTCCGCCAATGCCCGCGGTGCCGGCTGTGCCTACCGTCCCCGCGGTGACCGTGCCGCCAATGCCCGCGGTGCCCGCTGTGCCGGCGGCCACGTTGCCACCGATGCCCGCGGTGCCTGCagtgccggcggcgagcttgccGCCGATGCCAGCCATGCCCGCCGTGCCGAACGCCGCGTTGCCGCCCATGCCGGCCGTGCCGAAGGTGACGCTGCCGCCGATGCCGTCGATGCCGGCCGTGCCCAAGGTGTTGCTGCCGCCGATGCCATCCGTGCCAATGCCGTTCTTGGCACCTCCTCCTTCGGCATAAGGACGCTGTCGATGCTTACACATTTATTGGGTCATTTGATTTGATATCAAGCTTTTGGTTATATATTTCCTCTGCTTGATTTGTTTTCTGTGAGTAAATGTATGttgcatgcgagttttttttttttggaatttttgttCTAGCCGTGTTTGTATATGGAGTATGCTTGGCTATAAGTATTTGTATGTGGCATTTGTTTATAAAAGTTTCATTTTGGTTGGTTAATTTTACTTGTGTTCATATTTCAGAATGGTTGTATTTTGTTGCATATGTCTGTTGGTAACTTGGATCATTGTCATTGTATGGTAAATTTGAATGTGGATGTTCTAAAAGCAAGTGCAATAAATATGACTTGGCACGGTAAAGATGGTCCGATACTCCGATAGGCTATAGGGAGGAATACACGCAAGCACAATCTTATATAGAGcggtgagaaaagaaaaaggggaataTATACTGTAGAGGACTTTAGATTTGTAGTTGGTTGTAGTttgaaaaaagaggagagatatAATGTTTTGTGGGTTTTTATTGTCTAGATTTTAGAAGATAAGATAGTAGTGGGCTTGGTTAGGGTGAATAATGACTATTGTACAAGCTAGCTGCTATACTGCCTATAGGTGATATGGAATTTGGCTATAGCTACCGGTTagcttattattattgttgttgttgtatgATTGACACTAGATCGAGAAAAGGTGCGACAAATTAAACCATTGCAGTGAGTGTGACAGATTTTCCTGAACAGTATGGGAATTGAACTTATCGCTGTAAACAAATTCTCGTAAAATTCATACAGGCCAGTGTGAAAATTCTCATTTCTGATTTCTTGTTCAGATCATGGTTTTACCATTTTCTTCCTCCATGTCGATGCCAAAACAATGATAGAAGCCTTCTTTTCCCAATAAAATCTGACTGGTACACCATAAACAGTTAATGCGTAATAATACAGCAcattttcgattttttttcccaatacaCTATATAGAACTATTATGTTACACAAGAAACCATATGTTACCAtatatcgattttttttttaaaagagaaaatAGCTCTCTATATAGTGTATATGTGGCGACGGGCCGGGCGTCTCATAAATCAGAGGTCATCATGTACTCAAAGTTCACATAGGCTGAACTCGCATGCTTCAGAAGATAAACAgtgtttgaaaaatatataagcaCCAGCTAGCTGgagtcccttttttttaaaaaaaaaagatagagatTTTACATGGGGTCAAAATTTAATAAAGGATTAGTTATATGACGGACTGTActacataacttttttttaaggtttTATATGGAGAAAACCTGGCCAACCAAGTTATAATATTTGTCAAACAGAGGTCCAGTATTTTGCATCATGCAGATTGCAGAATGGCTTTCAGCTGCAAGAAGGTAAGCTAACCAATTCATTGAAACCAATTAACCTGGCAGCTGATACACGTACTCTTGCTTTGGCCAACAACCAAATGTCAAGTTGTCAACTAATGAATTAATCTATTTGATCAACTCCTATAAATTGCTGCGAAAGATGCACATCTTTGCATCACCAAGCAGCTCCAGTTTTGCAGTGTTCTAACTATTgccaagctagctagccactGAGATCTCTCAGCCATGGCTTCCACTTCGGGTCTCCTCGCCACGGTGCTCGCCATGGCCGTCTTGctcgccggcagcagcagcagctgccaaGCGGCGCGCCATCTCGCCGACGCAACACCTCCCGCTGCTGTGCCGGTGCCTACCGTGCCCGCTGTCACCTTGCCACCGATGCCGGCCATTCCTGCCGTCCCGGCGGCGACCCTGCCGCCGATGCCGGCGGTGCCAACCGTGCCGAACGCCGCGTTGCCGCCCATGCCGGCCGTGCCCAAGGTGGCGCTGCCGCCGATGCCCGCGGTGCCGGCTGTGCCTACAGTCCCCGCGGTGCCCGCtgtgccggcggcgagcttgccGCCTATGCCGGCCGTGCCCGCCGTGCCGAACGCCGTGTTGCCGCCGATGCCGGCCGTGCCGAAGGTGACGCTGCCGCCGATGCCGTCGATGCCGGCCGTGCCCAAGGTGACGCTGCCGCCGATGCCATCCGTGCCGATGCCATTCTTGGCGCCACCTCCTTCGGCATGAGCATCAGCAGCATGCTACCTGCAGTGGTCTACATAAATTGTGTCATTTGATTGGGACTTTTGGTTATATATTTCTCCATGTTTGATTTGTTTTCTATATATGTGTGTAAATGCTTGTACATTTATGCGAGTTATTTGTGATTTGTTCTAGTTATTGGGCATCTTTGTATATGGAGGGCTCGGTTATAAGCacatgtaaaattatatatatggcaTTTTTATTATAAGTTTCTTTTGGTCAGTTTGAACTTGTACATGTTGGCTTGGCAGTATTTGTTGCATGCCACCTCTTTTAACAATTTG is a genomic window of Oryza glaberrima chromosome 7, OglaRS2, whole genome shotgun sequence containing:
- the LOC127779893 gene encoding protein PELPK1-like, whose product is MASNSVLFATVLAMAVVLTGSSSCQAARLLADATPPAVPAVTLPPMPAIPAIPAATLPPIPAVPTVPNAALPPMPAVPKVALPPMPAVPAVPTVPAVALPPMPAVPAVPAATLPPMPAVPAVPNAVLPPIPAVPKVTLPPMPSIPAVPKVTLPPMPSVPMPFLAPPPSA
- the LOC127780091 gene encoding protein app1-like, whose protein sequence is MASTSGLLATVLAMAVLLAGSSRSCQAARHLADATPPAAVPVPTVPAVTLPPMPAIPAVPAATLPPMPAVPTVPNTALPPMPAVPKVALPPMPAVPAVPTVPAVTVPPMPAVPAVPAATLPPMPAVPAVPAASLPPMPAMPAVPNAALPPMPAVPKVTLPPMPSMPAVPKVLLPPMPSVPMPFLAPPPSA
- the LOC127780132 gene encoding protein app1-like, which translates into the protein MASTSGLLATVLAMAVLLAGSSSSCQAARHLADATPPAAVPVPTVPAVTLPPMPAIPAVPAATLPPMPAVPTVPNAALPPMPAVPKVALPPMPAVPAVPTVPAVPAVPAASLPPMPAVPAVPNAVLPPMPAVPKVTLPPMPSMPAVPKVTLPPMPSVPMPFLAPPPSA